The Flexivirga oryzae genome has a segment encoding these proteins:
- a CDS encoding GMC oxidoreductase has translation MFGPVQEIPTANNRVTLAEGVTDSVGQPVAHIHQSLHPETIKAASAHRGRAEEWLKASGAHEIWGSPLTAFWPAGQHQAGTLRMGADPRTSVVDPSGRVHGHDNLWVMDGSLHPTNGGFNPVLTIYAMALYCSRQLLGSSSPPESVD, from the coding sequence ATCTTCGGGCCTGTCCAGGAGATCCCAACAGCCAACAATCGTGTCACCCTCGCGGAGGGGGTTACCGACAGCGTGGGTCAGCCCGTCGCGCACATCCACCAGTCGCTGCACCCCGAGACGATCAAGGCGGCAAGTGCTCATCGCGGGCGCGCGGAAGAGTGGTTGAAAGCCAGCGGCGCGCACGAGATCTGGGGCTCACCCCTGACCGCCTTCTGGCCGGCCGGGCAGCACCAGGCAGGAACACTGCGCATGGGGGCCGATCCGCGCACGTCGGTCGTCGATCCCTCGGGTCGCGTGCACGGCCACGATAACCTCTGGGTGATGGACGGTTCACTACACCCGACCAACGGCGGGTTCAACCCGGTGCTTACGATCTACGCGATGGCGCTCTACTGCTCTCGCCAGCTGCTGGGATCCTCCAGCCCGCCGGAAAGCGTCGACTGA
- a CDS encoding tyrosine-type recombinase/integrase has protein sequence MMSELAPLLQRFFTDKLDRHLNASVHTKAAYADTFRLLLGYAERATGIAPSALTLADLDADLIGGFLQHLETERRNSPATRNTRRAALRSFFTYASYRAPDAIATISQVLAIPAKRTKTTLVSFLTAAEAEALISAPDTSTWLGRRDRLLLHLGIQTGLRVSELISLRIDSITIGPHSQLECVGKGRKQRVIPLQKNTVKLVTAWLAERPPQAEGPLFPTSTGTALTRAAVGKLVTRHAATAAKRCPSLAGKNVTPHTLRHTCAMSLLHAGIDTASIALWLGHANIQTTQIYLHADLEIKRRTLERVPAIDERPPARYQASDALIAFLKNR, from the coding sequence ATGATGAGTGAGCTCGCACCGCTGCTGCAACGGTTCTTCACCGACAAGCTCGACCGGCACCTGAACGCCAGCGTCCACACGAAAGCGGCCTACGCCGACACGTTCCGCCTCCTGCTGGGTTACGCCGAGCGGGCCACGGGCATCGCCCCGTCCGCGCTGACTCTGGCCGACCTCGACGCGGACCTGATCGGCGGGTTCCTCCAGCACCTGGAAACCGAGCGCAGGAACTCCCCGGCCACCCGCAACACGCGCCGCGCGGCGCTGCGCTCGTTCTTCACCTACGCCAGCTACCGGGCACCGGACGCGATCGCCACGATCAGCCAGGTCCTCGCAATCCCCGCGAAACGCACCAAGACCACCCTCGTGTCGTTCCTCACCGCGGCCGAGGCTGAAGCCCTCATCTCCGCTCCAGACACCAGCACCTGGCTCGGGCGCCGTGACCGGCTCCTGCTGCACCTGGGCATCCAAACCGGGCTGCGTGTCAGCGAGCTGATCAGCCTGCGGATCGACAGCATCACCATCGGACCGCACAGCCAACTCGAGTGCGTCGGGAAAGGCCGCAAGCAGCGAGTGATCCCGCTGCAGAAGAACACCGTGAAACTCGTTACGGCCTGGCTCGCCGAGCGCCCACCGCAGGCAGAGGGACCGCTGTTCCCGACCAGTACAGGCACCGCGCTGACCAGAGCCGCCGTCGGCAAGCTCGTCACCAGACATGCGGCGACCGCGGCCAAGCGATGCCCTTCGCTGGCAGGGAAGAACGTCACCCCGCACACGCTGCGGCACACCTGCGCGATGAGCCTGCTGCACGCCGGGATCGACACCGCGAGCATCGCGCTCTGGCTCGGTCACGCGAACATCCAGACCACGCAGATCTACCTCCACGCCGACCTCGAAATCAAACGACGAACCCTGGAACGCGTCCCCGCGATCGATGAACGGCCCCCAGCTCGCTACCAGGCCTCGGACGCTCTCATCGCGTTCCTCAAGAACCGCTGA
- a CDS encoding tyrosine-type recombinase/integrase: MTGLRELLEGYLATRRALGFKLATPGKALDAFVGWMEEAGEPTIRHDLATAWASQFSRGTVLEYLNYVRQFAAHVAWFDPATEIPILDGRPYGAHRPRPLIFTSDQIDMLLAAAGRLTPQVRAASWQTLLGLLTVTGMRISEARNLDDGDIALDESGDGSGWARVTDTKFGKSRLVPLRSSTMAAINRYQRLRDKTFPVPKTAAVFVARRGTRLARSTAGNTFREIREMAGLAGGPNQPAARLHDFRHSFATTTLIGHIRGGGDVDAMMPVLSAFLGHVGPEATYWYLSNTPELAAALAERIQASGADDE; this comes from the coding sequence ATGACCGGCCTGCGTGAACTCCTGGAAGGCTACCTGGCGACCCGAAGGGCGCTCGGGTTCAAACTGGCCACGCCCGGCAAGGCCCTGGACGCGTTCGTGGGGTGGATGGAAGAAGCAGGCGAACCCACCATCCGACACGATCTGGCGACCGCCTGGGCTTCACAGTTCTCCCGTGGCACCGTGTTGGAGTACTTGAACTACGTCCGTCAGTTCGCTGCGCACGTCGCCTGGTTCGACCCCGCTACCGAGATTCCGATCCTCGACGGGCGACCCTACGGGGCGCATCGTCCTCGCCCGCTGATCTTCACCAGCGACCAGATCGACATGCTGCTGGCTGCGGCGGGCAGGCTGACTCCACAGGTCCGTGCGGCATCCTGGCAAACACTGCTCGGGCTGCTCACAGTGACCGGGATGAGGATCAGCGAAGCCCGCAACCTCGATGACGGGGACATCGCCCTGGACGAGTCCGGTGATGGCAGCGGCTGGGCACGAGTGACGGACACGAAGTTCGGCAAGTCCCGCCTCGTTCCGCTCCGCTCATCGACGATGGCAGCGATCAACAGATATCAGCGCCTTCGGGACAAGACGTTCCCGGTCCCGAAGACCGCGGCAGTGTTCGTCGCTCGGCGCGGCACCCGACTCGCTCGCTCGACCGCAGGAAACACCTTCCGAGAGATCCGAGAGATGGCCGGTCTGGCTGGTGGCCCGAACCAGCCGGCTGCCCGGCTGCATGACTTTCGGCACTCGTTCGCGACAACCACGCTGATCGGTCACATCCGCGGCGGCGGGGATGTCGATGCGATGATGCCGGTGCTGTCGGCGTTCCTCGGGCACGTCGGCCCGGAAGCGACGTACTGGTATCTGTCGAACACCCCGGAGTTGGCAGCCGCTCTTGCCGAACGTATCCAGGCGAGTGGGGCCGATGATGAGTGA
- a CDS encoding ISL3 family transposase yields the protein MPDATFACPDVTTFCRLDRLGLEVTGQRLEPGRAVLACRVVAGEFDDWCQVCGCQGAARDTVIRKLAHEPFGWRPTTLVVTVRRYRCTGCGRVWRQDTSKAAEPRAKLSRQALRWALNALVCQHLTVARVAESLAVSWDTANNAVLAEGRRVLIADPSRFAGVTTIGVDEHVWRHTRKGDKYVTVIIDLTAVRNQTGPARLLDMVEGRSKQVFATWLQARPQAWRDGIEVVAMDGFTGFKTAATEQLPDVTPVMDPFHVIQLAGDGLDRCRQRVQQATRGHRGRKGDPLYGVRRTLHTGKELLTSKQKTRLDAVFADQEHVQVEITWGVYQDMVAAYRDPDRAAGRKALRVLIAKISAGVPAELAEIVTLGRTLKRRAADILAYFDRPGTSNGPTEAINGRLEHLRGSALGFRNLTNYIAYAEFRISDGMSTSGLC from the coding sequence GTGCCTGACGCTACCTTCGCTTGTCCTGATGTGACTACTTTCTGTCGGCTCGATCGTCTCGGCCTCGAAGTAACGGGGCAGCGGCTGGAGCCCGGTCGGGCGGTGCTGGCGTGCCGGGTCGTAGCCGGCGAGTTCGACGACTGGTGCCAAGTGTGCGGCTGCCAGGGAGCGGCTCGGGACACGGTGATCCGCAAACTGGCGCACGAGCCGTTCGGGTGGCGTCCGACCACGCTGGTGGTGACGGTCCGCCGGTACCGGTGCACCGGGTGCGGGCGGGTGTGGCGTCAGGACACCAGCAAGGCGGCCGAGCCCCGAGCGAAACTGTCCCGGCAGGCGCTGCGGTGGGCGCTGAACGCGCTGGTGTGTCAGCACCTGACGGTGGCCCGGGTCGCCGAATCGCTTGCCGTGTCATGGGATACGGCGAACAACGCGGTTCTGGCCGAGGGCAGGAGGGTGCTGATCGCCGACCCGTCCCGGTTCGCCGGCGTCACCACAATCGGCGTCGACGAGCACGTGTGGCGGCATACCAGGAAGGGCGACAAGTACGTGACGGTGATCATCGACCTCACCGCCGTGCGGAACCAGACGGGTCCGGCCAGGTTGTTGGACATGGTCGAGGGACGCTCCAAGCAGGTGTTCGCGACTTGGCTGCAAGCGCGCCCGCAGGCGTGGCGTGACGGGATTGAGGTGGTCGCGATGGACGGGTTCACTGGGTTCAAAACCGCTGCCACAGAACAACTTCCGGATGTCACACCGGTCATGGATCCGTTTCATGTGATCCAGCTCGCCGGCGACGGGTTGGACCGGTGCCGGCAACGCGTGCAGCAGGCCACCCGTGGGCACCGCGGCCGCAAGGGCGACCCGTTGTACGGGGTGCGCCGCACGCTGCACACCGGCAAGGAACTATTGACCAGCAAGCAGAAGACCCGCCTGGACGCGGTGTTCGCCGACCAGGAGCACGTGCAGGTCGAGATCACCTGGGGCGTCTACCAGGACATGGTCGCCGCCTACCGTGACCCGGACCGCGCCGCCGGCCGCAAAGCTCTACGCGTCCTGATCGCCAAGATCAGCGCCGGGGTCCCAGCCGAACTGGCCGAGATCGTCACCCTCGGGCGAACGCTCAAACGCCGCGCCGCCGACATCCTGGCTTACTTTGATCGGCCCGGCACCAGCAACGGACCCACCGAAGCCATCAACGGACGCCTGGAACACCTCCGCGGATCCGCCCTCGGCTTCCGCAACCTGACCAACTACATCGCTTATGCGGAATTCCGCATAAGCGATGGTATGTCGACCTCGGGGTTATGTTGA
- a CDS encoding GlxA family transcriptional regulator, protein MRIGLIAIDGCFGSAVASVIDIVRVADGARGDVDPRIGPIELAILGPKRRVTTTASMTLSVDHPLSESAEFDVVVVPALGTLTAAATNDVLQSRDARSVIASLGRLDEATTRIAAACTGVFAVAETGRMHHRRATTSWFLGPEFLKRYPTVALDLDTMVVVDGNLVTAGAAFAHIDLALSLVRSISPDLAQHVAKLLIIDERPSQAAFVAYEHLRHEDPIVVEFERFVRARLDEPFNVAFVAQSLGTSRRTLERRVRAALNLTPLGFVQRLRIERARHLSATTDLTSAEIALRVGYANAETLRSLLRRERRRS, encoded by the coding sequence ATGCGTATCGGACTGATCGCGATCGACGGCTGCTTCGGTTCGGCTGTCGCGTCGGTCATCGACATCGTGCGGGTGGCCGACGGAGCCCGCGGCGATGTCGACCCGCGGATCGGCCCGATCGAACTCGCCATCCTCGGACCGAAACGGAGAGTGACCACGACGGCATCGATGACCCTGTCGGTGGACCACCCGCTGTCGGAGTCGGCAGAGTTCGACGTGGTCGTCGTGCCTGCGCTTGGAACCCTTACGGCCGCCGCTACCAACGACGTCCTCCAGAGCCGAGATGCTCGTTCGGTCATCGCCTCGCTCGGGCGCCTCGACGAGGCGACCACCCGGATCGCCGCGGCGTGCACCGGCGTGTTCGCTGTCGCCGAGACCGGACGGATGCATCATCGGCGGGCGACGACCAGCTGGTTCCTGGGGCCGGAGTTCCTGAAGCGCTATCCGACCGTCGCCCTCGATCTCGACACCATGGTCGTGGTCGACGGGAACCTCGTCACCGCCGGCGCCGCGTTCGCCCACATCGACCTCGCGCTCTCACTCGTGCGATCGATCAGCCCCGACCTGGCCCAACATGTCGCCAAGCTCCTCATCATCGACGAGCGTCCGTCGCAGGCGGCCTTCGTCGCCTACGAACATCTCCGGCACGAGGACCCGATCGTCGTCGAGTTCGAACGCTTCGTGCGCGCCCGCCTGGACGAACCGTTCAACGTCGCCTTCGTCGCGCAGTCGCTCGGCACCAGCCGGCGCACCCTCGAACGACGAGTCCGTGCGGCGCTCAACCTCACTCCGCTCGGCTTCGTCCAACGGCTTCGCATCGAACGAGCTCGGCACCTCTCAGCAACCACGGACCTCACCTCCGCCGAGATCGCGCTACGGGTCGGCTACGCGAACGCTGAGACTCTGCGCTCCCTCCTGCGCAGGGAGCGACGCCGTTCCTGA
- the trmB gene encoding tRNA (guanosine(46)-N7)-methyltransferase TrmB, translating into MSQPDPPVHLARTRSFTRRSGRMVERHHRALAEHGPHYLLDVPMVGEGTTVEPSFALNVAAAFGRSAPLVVEIGSGGGDCAVHAAGEHPDWNFLAIEVWVPGVAQTVAKAVHEGVDNVRLICADAAQALPSMLGPGSVREVWTFFPDPWPKLKHHKRRLVQPDFAGKIAELLEPEGNWRLATDWAGYAWQFRDVVEGCSGLTNPYAGRLADPGDIDVDPRGDHGGFAPRFEGRVQTRFERKGLAAGRVVRDVVGTRHVDSRHL; encoded by the coding sequence GTGTCGCAACCCGATCCACCGGTCCACCTGGCCCGGACCCGCTCCTTCACGCGCCGTAGCGGCCGGATGGTCGAGCGCCATCATCGCGCCCTCGCCGAGCACGGGCCGCATTACCTGCTCGATGTGCCGATGGTGGGCGAGGGCACGACGGTGGAGCCTTCCTTCGCGCTGAACGTCGCGGCTGCGTTCGGGCGGAGCGCGCCTCTCGTGGTGGAGATCGGCTCCGGGGGTGGCGACTGCGCCGTCCACGCTGCGGGGGAGCACCCGGACTGGAACTTCCTGGCCATCGAGGTGTGGGTGCCCGGCGTCGCGCAGACCGTCGCCAAGGCCGTGCATGAGGGCGTCGACAACGTCCGGCTGATCTGTGCCGACGCCGCGCAGGCGCTGCCGAGCATGCTCGGACCCGGGAGCGTGCGCGAGGTGTGGACCTTCTTCCCGGACCCGTGGCCGAAGCTGAAGCACCACAAGCGCCGCCTTGTGCAGCCGGACTTCGCCGGCAAGATCGCCGAACTGCTGGAACCCGAAGGCAATTGGCGGTTGGCGACCGACTGGGCGGGCTACGCCTGGCAGTTCCGTGACGTGGTGGAGGGCTGTTCCGGGCTGACCAATCCGTATGCCGGGCGCCTCGCGGATCCCGGTGACATCGACGTCGACCCGCGTGGTGATCACGGTGGTTTCGCGCCACGTTTCGAGGGCCGGGTGCAGACCCGGTTCGAGCGCAAGGGCCTGGCAGCCGGTCGGGTCGTGCGGGACGTCGTCGGCACCCGCCATGTTGACTCACGTCATCTCTAG
- a CDS encoding putative quinol monooxygenase, producing the protein MSTPASLPYAFVAKIVAADGQHDALADLLAGAVALANEEEGTIVWFAVRTHADTFWIFDAFPDEAARDAHANGAIVAALTANQHLLGAAPEILAADVLASKLP; encoded by the coding sequence ATGTCCACACCCGCATCACTTCCGTATGCCTTCGTCGCCAAGATCGTCGCGGCCGATGGACAGCACGACGCGCTCGCCGATCTGCTCGCCGGCGCTGTCGCACTCGCCAACGAAGAAGAAGGAACGATTGTCTGGTTCGCGGTCAGGACCCACGCCGACACCTTCTGGATCTTCGATGCATTCCCCGACGAGGCCGCTCGCGACGCCCACGCCAACGGCGCCATCGTCGCAGCCCTGACGGCCAACCAGCACCTCCTCGGCGCAGCACCCGAGATCCTGGCGGCCGACGTCCTCGCTTCCAAGCTCCCGTAG
- a CDS encoding tyrosine-type recombinase/integrase produces the protein MVIHRDQRRADVREALNEFEKWLLRERSAQERTAAAYTARVAAFVEWLPAPVDQSLATLTAAKVTEWVNLEAARGLKASTLGKQLVMLRSFLQYAHRSGRTGQDLSGVVPHAAAWRLSSIPDPVPAGTIEALFATLDLHSAKGLRDRAILLLLTGLGLRACEIAGLRLDDIGWRTGTLRVRGKGDRVDELPLPDEIGQALEDYVLHGRGGRIVGEEVFFTVIDPVQPLTANGVCGTVRQICIKAGVEKFGPHRLRHTFATGMLASGATLQEIQRLLRHAHLRTTAIYTKVDTNRLAALAPEWPAAASSRRTR, from the coding sequence ATGGTGATTCATCGTGATCAGCGCCGCGCCGACGTGCGGGAGGCGCTGAACGAGTTCGAGAAGTGGCTGCTGCGGGAGCGGTCAGCGCAGGAGCGCACCGCTGCCGCTTACACGGCCCGTGTCGCAGCGTTTGTGGAGTGGCTGCCCGCACCGGTCGATCAGTCGCTGGCGACGCTGACGGCGGCGAAGGTGACCGAATGGGTGAACCTGGAAGCAGCACGAGGGTTGAAGGCGTCCACGCTGGGCAAGCAGTTGGTGATGCTGCGCTCGTTCTTGCAGTACGCCCACCGCTCAGGCCGGACGGGGCAGGACCTGTCCGGAGTGGTGCCGCACGCGGCGGCCTGGCGGCTGTCGTCGATCCCTGACCCGGTGCCTGCTGGGACGATCGAGGCGCTGTTCGCCACTCTCGATTTGCATTCGGCGAAAGGGCTGCGTGACCGGGCGATCCTGTTGCTGTTGACCGGTCTGGGGCTGCGGGCCTGTGAGATCGCCGGGCTGCGACTCGACGACATCGGATGGCGCACCGGAACCCTGCGCGTTCGGGGCAAGGGTGACCGTGTCGATGAGCTCCCACTGCCGGATGAGATCGGCCAAGCGTTGGAGGACTACGTTCTTCACGGCCGCGGCGGCCGGATCGTCGGCGAGGAAGTGTTCTTCACCGTGATCGATCCGGTCCAGCCGTTGACGGCGAATGGTGTCTGCGGGACCGTCCGACAGATCTGTATCAAGGCCGGGGTGGAGAAGTTCGGCCCGCACCGTCTGCGACACACGTTCGCGACGGGGATGCTCGCATCCGGGGCCACGTTGCAGGAGATCCAACGGCTGCTACGGCACGCTCACCTGCGCACGACCGCGATCTACACCAAGGTCGACACGAACCGACTGGCCGCGCTGGCTCCCGAGTGGCCTGCTGCCGCGTCGAGCAGGCGGACCCGATGA